The proteins below are encoded in one region of Pseudonocardia sp. DSM 110487:
- a CDS encoding APC family permease, with protein sequence MAPGAASGVRSFAVGEGALKRDAVGVTGSVAMSLGVMNPASGVMFTAAVVAGHAGPALPLVYLLSLVGVLLLVNTIAEFSRRLAHAGSFYAFNTAGLGPVFGFFAGWLLFAAYLYPQNLLAFGAFASAALATQLGIHVAWWVFTVAAAVAIWALSLRGIKASTRTTLSVEIFAILVVLLVITVILVQGGATGSVWDAKLFDPGANPDHWAGIFNGMIFGIMSFAGFEAVATLGEETSEARRSIPIAMWGAVIGSGIFFIIATSAMSLGFGVDHASDFASASAPMDHLASVYGNDALVVAVDIAAVLCAFAVGLAIHNAAVRVTFAMGRDGIFPRPLGRTNPRLMTPDVAISVTSALSIVLALTVGLSTSPYPEGYAYFGTFSTLPVIVVYIITSLALVRFIRVNDPGGFSFFKHALCPILGIALMALPIYGALWPWPRWPANLIIVLSFAWMFIGLVVGYRLRSRAGELLERVGRLLGS encoded by the coding sequence GTGGCGCCGGGAGCCGCGAGCGGCGTACGTTCGTTCGCCGTGGGCGAAGGGGCTCTCAAGCGCGATGCGGTCGGCGTCACCGGCTCGGTGGCGATGTCGCTCGGCGTCATGAACCCTGCCTCAGGGGTGATGTTCACGGCCGCTGTGGTCGCGGGGCATGCCGGCCCGGCGCTGCCGCTCGTCTACCTGTTGTCGCTGGTCGGCGTGCTGTTGCTCGTCAACACGATCGCCGAGTTCTCGCGCCGCCTTGCGCACGCCGGGTCCTTCTACGCCTTCAACACGGCAGGGCTGGGACCCGTGTTCGGGTTCTTCGCCGGCTGGCTGCTGTTCGCGGCCTACCTCTACCCGCAGAACCTACTCGCCTTCGGGGCCTTCGCGTCGGCGGCGCTCGCGACCCAGCTCGGGATCCACGTCGCGTGGTGGGTCTTCACGGTCGCCGCCGCGGTGGCGATCTGGGCGCTCTCGCTGCGCGGCATCAAGGCCTCGACCAGGACCACCCTGTCGGTGGAGATCTTCGCGATCCTGGTGGTGCTGCTGGTCATCACCGTGATCCTCGTCCAGGGCGGCGCGACCGGTAGCGTCTGGGACGCGAAGCTGTTCGACCCGGGCGCCAACCCGGACCACTGGGCAGGCATCTTCAACGGGATGATCTTCGGCATCATGAGCTTCGCGGGCTTCGAGGCCGTCGCGACCCTCGGCGAGGAGACCTCAGAGGCCCGCCGGAGCATCCCCATCGCCATGTGGGGCGCCGTGATCGGCAGCGGGATCTTCTTCATCATCGCGACCTCCGCGATGTCCCTCGGCTTCGGCGTGGATCACGCATCGGACTTCGCGTCCGCGTCCGCCCCCATGGACCACCTGGCGAGCGTCTACGGCAACGATGCGCTGGTCGTCGCCGTCGACATCGCCGCGGTGCTGTGTGCGTTCGCCGTCGGCCTTGCCATCCACAACGCCGCCGTCCGAGTCACCTTCGCCATGGGACGCGACGGGATCTTCCCGAGGCCGCTCGGCCGGACGAACCCGCGGCTGATGACCCCCGACGTCGCGATCAGCGTCACCAGCGCCCTGTCGATCGTCCTTGCGCTCACGGTGGGGCTGAGCACCTCTCCGTATCCGGAGGGCTACGCGTACTTCGGGACCTTCAGCACGCTGCCCGTGATCGTGGTGTACATCATCACGTCGCTGGCCCTCGTGCGCTTCATCCGGGTCAACGACCCCGGCGGGTTCAGCTTCTTCAAGCACGCACTGTGCCCGATTCTGGGCATCGCGCTCATGGCGCTGCCCATCTATGGCGCGCTGTGGCCGTGGCCGCGCTGGCCGGCGAATCTGATCATCGTCCTGTCCTTCGCCTGGATGTTCATCGGGCTCGTGGTCGGCTACCGGTTGCGCTCGCGCGCAGGCGAGTTGCTCGAGCGCGTCGGCCGACTGCTCGGGTCCTGA
- a CDS encoding CdaR family transcriptional regulator: MTGSRNGHQARTRADQQNDPLSWLDEVAESASRDAGGAPVELLGDYLLLLADAATSGREPLPSELEAVGLLGRRAAELGVSAGTAVQLYLSAARRLWQQLPVVIRSRDNHAVRAAAAAVLHVVDGAVASLAEGYTEARRQMARWEETLRREFIEDLLRGDADVGRLAERAEPFGLDMLRPHQVALAAPAGRLDEATPAISSLEHAIVREVGDRDVLVATKDGRIVVVAPPGTDIPWPPTGPTTLGDLILAELSRSTRGRPWRVTVGRPYSGSYGIARSYEEAREGLTMAERLKLDTPVIHAEQLLIYRVLLRDQPAIADLVRTVLGGLGRARGGAEPLLDTLDTYFAAGSVTTEAARRLHLSVRAVTYRLDRIKTLTGHDPTDPAQRFTINAAVLGAKLLGWPENDLG, encoded by the coding sequence GTGACCGGCAGCAGGAACGGCCACCAGGCACGGACCCGAGCCGACCAGCAGAACGATCCGCTGTCGTGGCTGGACGAGGTGGCCGAGTCCGCCAGCCGGGATGCCGGTGGCGCGCCGGTGGAGCTGCTCGGCGACTACCTGTTGTTGTTGGCCGACGCCGCCACGTCGGGCCGAGAGCCACTTCCCTCGGAGCTCGAAGCGGTCGGCTTGCTCGGCAGGAGGGCCGCCGAGCTGGGCGTGTCAGCGGGCACCGCGGTTCAGCTGTACCTCTCGGCGGCCCGACGGCTGTGGCAACAACTCCCCGTGGTGATCCGCTCCCGCGACAACCACGCGGTGCGGGCTGCCGCCGCCGCGGTTCTCCACGTGGTCGACGGAGCCGTTGCCAGCCTGGCCGAGGGATACACCGAGGCCCGCCGTCAGATGGCCCGGTGGGAGGAGACGCTGCGCCGCGAGTTCATCGAGGACCTGCTGCGCGGCGACGCCGACGTCGGCCGGCTCGCGGAACGCGCTGAACCCTTCGGCCTGGACATGCTCCGGCCGCACCAGGTCGCGCTGGCCGCGCCGGCCGGTCGCCTCGACGAGGCCACACCGGCGATCAGCTCACTGGAACACGCGATCGTGCGCGAGGTCGGCGACCGCGACGTCCTCGTCGCAACCAAGGACGGCCGGATCGTTGTCGTGGCGCCACCCGGCACGGACATCCCATGGCCCCCAACTGGGCCGACCACGCTCGGCGACCTGATCCTCGCCGAGCTGAGCCGCTCGACCCGCGGACGACCATGGCGCGTCACGGTCGGACGGCCCTACTCCGGCTCCTATGGGATCGCCCGCTCCTACGAGGAAGCCCGCGAAGGACTGACGATGGCGGAGCGGCTGAAGCTGGACACCCCGGTGATCCACGCCGAGCAACTGCTGATCTACCGCGTGCTCCTACGCGATCAACCCGCGATCGCCGACCTCGTCCGGACGGTCCTGGGCGGGCTGGGACGCGCCCGCGGCGGAGCCGAACCGCTGCTGGACACCCTCGACACCTACTTCGCCGCCGGGAGCGTGACGACCGAGGCCGCACGCCGCCTGCATCTGTCCGTCCGCGCGGTCACCTACCGCCTCGATCGGATCAAGACCCTCACCGGGCACGATCCCACCGACCCTGCGCAGCGGTTCACCATCAACGCCGCCGTGCTCGGCGCGAAGCTCCTGGGCTGGCCGGAGAACGATCTCGGCTGA
- a CDS encoding VOC family protein, with the protein MALELDHIVCMVDDLDQPSRVLERDGWVLDAGTVHVGQGTRNRRLAWPDHHLELLCVTDEHEAGSSALRLDRRARWSATGASPFGLGFRGVLPQTERDDFWLYEEGSARIWIHRDNERAPERPLLFVLEASGAAMERRRPRSGPPALLAHRHGGPLAEVRVNGPGPAPLPPYAGPPIVQSAGPPNLELVVGTGRRSQQITPILTIRGN; encoded by the coding sequence GTGGCACTCGAACTCGACCACATCGTCTGCATGGTCGACGACCTCGATCAGCCGTCGCGCGTGCTGGAGCGCGACGGCTGGGTGCTCGACGCCGGCACGGTCCACGTCGGGCAGGGCACCCGCAACCGGCGCCTGGCCTGGCCCGACCACCACCTCGAGCTGCTGTGCGTGACTGACGAGCACGAGGCCGGGTCCAGCGCGCTGCGTCTCGACCGCCGCGCTCGGTGGAGCGCCACGGGCGCCAGTCCGTTCGGCCTCGGCTTCCGCGGCGTCCTGCCGCAGACCGAGCGGGACGACTTCTGGCTGTACGAGGAAGGCAGCGCGCGCATCTGGATCCACCGTGACAACGAGCGCGCGCCGGAGCGTCCGCTGCTCTTCGTCCTGGAGGCGTCGGGCGCCGCGATGGAGCGGCGACGGCCGCGCTCCGGCCCTCCTGCCCTGCTCGCGCACCGGCACGGCGGCCCGCTCGCGGAGGTACGCGTCAACGGGCCGGGCCCGGCGCCGCTGCCGCCCTATGCCGGGCCACCGATCGTCCAGAGCGCCGGCCCGCCGAACCTCGAACTGGTCGTCGGAACCGGACGACGGTCGCAACAGATCACGCCGATCCTCACGATCCGCGGCAACTAG